The following proteins come from a genomic window of Achromobacter deleyi:
- a CDS encoding aldo/keto reductase — protein sequence MIKRALGRSGLQIPPLTFGGNVFGWTVDEAGTFSLLDALVDAGLNFIDTADVYSRWVPGNQGGESEALIGKWLKRSGKRERVLIATKVGMEMGPDAKGLAPAYIRRSLDASLARLQTDHVDLYQSHKDDPDTPLTDTLGEYAKLIEAGKVRAIGASNYTAVRLSEALIASERHNLPRYESIQPEYNLYSREPFEGHLQALVKAQDLGTINYYALASGFLSGKYRSPADVGKSARGKKIVDTYLNDRGYRILKALDEVAEDANCTPAQAALAWQIAQPGITSPIVSATSLAQLDELVKAASLTLTRDQLARLSLASDWR from the coding sequence ATGATCAAACGCGCATTGGGCCGTTCCGGCCTGCAGATCCCTCCCCTCACCTTCGGCGGCAACGTCTTCGGCTGGACCGTTGACGAAGCCGGCACCTTTTCGCTGCTGGACGCCCTGGTCGACGCGGGCCTGAATTTCATCGACACCGCCGACGTCTATTCGCGCTGGGTGCCGGGCAATCAGGGCGGCGAATCCGAGGCCCTGATCGGCAAATGGCTCAAGCGCTCGGGCAAGCGCGAGCGCGTGCTGATCGCCACCAAGGTCGGCATGGAGATGGGCCCGGACGCCAAGGGCCTGGCGCCGGCCTACATCCGGCGCTCGCTGGACGCCTCGCTGGCGCGGCTGCAGACCGACCACGTCGACCTGTACCAGTCGCACAAGGACGACCCCGACACCCCGCTCACCGACACGCTGGGCGAGTACGCCAAGCTGATCGAGGCCGGCAAGGTGCGCGCCATCGGCGCCTCCAACTACACCGCGGTGCGCCTGTCCGAAGCGCTGATCGCCAGCGAACGGCACAACCTGCCGCGCTACGAGAGCATCCAGCCGGAATACAACCTGTACAGCCGCGAACCGTTCGAAGGCCACCTGCAGGCGCTGGTCAAGGCGCAGGACCTGGGCACCATCAACTATTACGCGCTGGCCAGCGGCTTTCTCAGCGGCAAGTACCGCAGCCCGGCCGACGTCGGCAAGAGCGCGCGCGGCAAGAAGATCGTCGACACCTACCTGAACGATCGCGGCTACCGCATCCTGAAGGCGCTGGATGAAGTCGCCGAGGATGCCAACTGTACGCCCGCGCAGGCCGCGCTGGCCTGGCAGATCGCGCAGCCGGGCATTACCTCGCCGATCGTCAGCGCGACATCGCTGGCGCAGCTGGACGAACTGGTCAAGGCCGCCAGCCTGACGCTGACGCGCGACCAGCTGGCCAGGCTCAGCCTGGCCAGCGACTGGCGCTGA
- a CDS encoding ABC transporter permease → MSLFSLLGALEIGLIFSLVALGVYISFRLLRFPDLTVDGSFPLGGAVCATLIASGTDPFVATIAATFAGAAAGLVTGWLNVKLKIMDLLASILMMIALYSVNLRIMGKPNVPLITEPTVFTILQPGWLSDYVARPLILLVIVILAKLALDWFFATQTGLAVRATGSNGRMARAQGVNTGRMILGGMALSNALVAMAGALFAQTQGGSDISMGIGTIVIGLAAVIVGESILPSRKLVLATLAVIIGAIVYRFFIALALNSDFIGLKAQDLNLVTAVLVTVALVIPMLKRRLFGKKGR, encoded by the coding sequence ATGTCATTGTTCTCGTTGCTAGGCGCGCTGGAGATCGGCCTGATCTTCAGCCTGGTGGCCTTGGGCGTATATATCTCCTTTCGCCTGCTGCGCTTTCCGGACCTGACCGTTGACGGCAGTTTCCCGCTGGGCGGCGCCGTCTGTGCCACGCTGATCGCCTCGGGCACCGACCCATTCGTTGCCACCATCGCCGCCACCTTCGCCGGCGCGGCCGCGGGGCTGGTCACCGGCTGGCTCAACGTCAAGCTCAAGATCATGGATCTGCTGGCCAGCATCCTGATGATGATCGCGCTGTATTCCGTGAACCTGCGCATCATGGGCAAGCCCAACGTGCCGCTCATCACCGAACCCACCGTCTTCACCATCCTGCAGCCCGGCTGGCTGTCGGACTACGTGGCGCGGCCGCTGATCCTGCTGGTCATCGTGATCCTGGCCAAGCTGGCGCTGGACTGGTTCTTCGCCACCCAGACCGGCCTGGCGGTGCGCGCCACCGGCTCGAACGGCCGCATGGCCCGCGCGCAGGGCGTGAACACCGGCCGCATGATCCTGGGCGGCATGGCGCTGTCGAACGCGCTGGTCGCGATGGCCGGCGCGCTGTTCGCGCAGACCCAGGGCGGTTCCGACATCTCCATGGGCATCGGCACCATCGTCATCGGCCTGGCCGCGGTGATCGTCGGCGAAAGCATCCTGCCGTCGCGCAAGCTGGTGCTGGCCACGCTGGCCGTCATCATCGGCGCCATCGTCTACCGCTTCTTCATCGCGCTGGCGCTGAACAGCGATTTCATCGGCCTGAAGGCGCAGGACCTGAACCTCGTCACCGCGGTGCTGGTCACGGTCGCCCTGGTCATTCCCATGCTCAAGCGCCGGCTGTTCGGCAAGAAGGGGCGCTGA
- a CDS encoding ABC transporter ATP-binding protein → MLSAKDLKITFNAGTPIETRALRGLSLDIPSGQFVTVIGSNGAGKSTFLNAVSGDLPVDSGRIEIDGADVTRQPVWGRASRVARVFQDPMAGTCEDLTIEENMALAQLRGARRGYGRAVKASMKEGFRERLATLGLGLENRLTDRIGLLSGGQRQAVSLLMAALQPSRILLLDEHTAALDPRTADFVLQLTARIVSESKLTTMMVTHSMRQALDVGDRTVMLHQGQVVLDVSGDERRGMDVPDLLAMFERVRGEKLSDDALLLG, encoded by the coding sequence ATGCTGTCCGCAAAAGACCTCAAGATCACCTTCAACGCCGGCACGCCGATCGAGACGCGCGCGCTGCGCGGGCTGTCGCTGGACATCCCCTCGGGCCAGTTCGTCACCGTCATCGGTTCCAACGGCGCCGGCAAGTCGACCTTCCTGAACGCCGTCTCGGGCGACCTGCCGGTCGATTCGGGCCGCATCGAGATCGACGGCGCCGATGTCACGCGCCAGCCGGTGTGGGGCCGCGCCTCGCGCGTGGCGCGCGTGTTCCAGGATCCGATGGCCGGCACCTGCGAAGACCTGACCATCGAAGAGAACATGGCGCTGGCGCAGTTGCGCGGCGCGCGCCGCGGCTATGGCCGCGCGGTCAAGGCCTCGATGAAGGAAGGCTTCCGCGAACGCCTGGCCACGCTTGGCCTGGGCCTGGAAAACCGCCTGACCGACCGCATCGGCCTGCTCTCGGGCGGCCAGCGCCAGGCCGTGAGCCTGCTGATGGCGGCGCTGCAGCCGTCGCGCATCCTGCTGCTGGACGAGCACACCGCCGCGCTCGACCCGCGCACCGCCGACTTCGTGCTGCAGCTGACGGCGCGCATCGTGTCGGAAAGCAAGCTGACCACCATGATGGTCACGCACAGCATGCGCCAGGCGCTGGACGTGGGCGACCGCACCGTGATGCTGCACCAGGGCCAGGTGGTGCTGGACGTGTCCGGCGACGAACGCCGCGGCATGGACGTGCCGGACCTGCTGGCCATGTTCGAGCGCGTGCGCGGCGAGAAGCTGTCGGACGACGCTTTGCTGCTGGGCTGA
- a CDS encoding TonB-dependent siderophore receptor gives MSLPFSPIHPDAPASPRMKAFAALVLAAMAGGALAPQPVRAQAAPAATAGRGVNVPAGPLGAALAGFAQQARVLLSFDPALTEGMQSPGLQGDYSVEQGFAALLAGTSLEVLRRGDGDYLLQRAGQTTQLAPVLVLGAGATTEGSGLYTADWMRSANGLVLSQRETPQSTSVLTRQQLDDRSISSVRDVMENATGMNVQQAESERLSYYSRGFSLDTFQFDGVVKPLNGLYQFGDGNLDPVIYDHVEIIRGATGLMSGTGNPGGSVNFIRKRPTRDFQGSVKAAAGTEDTYRGEIDLSTPFNESGSVRGRLVGAKERRGDTMDLYKKKRDVLYGIVEADVAAATTVSLGGSVQRTRPSGISWGGLPALDAEGKPIDWPKGQAMGAKWSRWDTDSHEYFAQVEHGFANGWNARLSYTRLENTFNAPLLFTSDVPLTIDGFSEPPLLRKFKGGSDQDVYGGSLDGGFDAFGRRHQFNLGFSHSVIKAWNQSWDTSDQAGYPIPDIKNWTGDWPTPTWDILSLSQTHRDKQTGIYGTLRLGLTDSLHLLTGARWTRWESTETSGGVTGYSHTYSEVTPYVGLTYDLDDTYTAYASYTNIFQPQMVKTRDWSMAGPAYGHNYEAGLKASYLDGRLNASVAVFQTDQKDVAEYGGYDYAHDDGWYYILDGTRTRGFEVELAGEVTPGWNVFLGYTYRQSKDNEGKKVQTTQPEQLLKLSTAYRLPGAWNKLTVGGGVRWQSQTSAQTYYGLQSGAIVQKPYALFDLMAQYNFSDKTQLQLNVRNLADKKYYRSMGFYNSVFYGEGRSALVTLTQRF, from the coding sequence ATGTCTCTGCCTTTTTCTCCTATCCACCCTGACGCGCCGGCCAGTCCGCGCATGAAGGCGTTCGCCGCGCTGGTGCTGGCCGCCATGGCGGGCGGCGCCCTGGCGCCGCAGCCGGTGCGCGCGCAGGCCGCGCCGGCCGCCACCGCTGGCCGCGGCGTCAATGTGCCGGCCGGTCCGTTGGGCGCGGCGCTGGCGGGGTTCGCGCAACAGGCACGGGTGCTGCTGTCGTTCGACCCGGCCTTGACCGAGGGCATGCAGAGCCCTGGCCTGCAAGGCGATTACAGCGTGGAGCAGGGCTTTGCCGCGTTGCTCGCGGGCACGTCGCTCGAGGTCTTGCGCCGTGGCGACGGCGACTATCTGTTGCAGCGCGCCGGCCAGACCACCCAGCTGGCGCCGGTGCTGGTGCTGGGGGCCGGCGCCACCACGGAAGGCTCCGGCCTCTACACCGCCGACTGGATGCGTTCGGCCAACGGACTGGTGCTGTCGCAGCGCGAAACGCCGCAGTCCACCAGCGTGCTGACCCGCCAGCAGCTGGACGATCGCTCCATCAGCAGCGTGCGCGACGTGATGGAAAACGCCACCGGCATGAATGTGCAGCAGGCCGAATCGGAACGCCTGAGCTACTACTCGCGCGGCTTTTCCCTGGATACGTTCCAGTTCGACGGCGTGGTCAAGCCGCTGAACGGGCTGTACCAGTTCGGCGATGGCAACCTGGACCCGGTGATCTACGACCACGTCGAGATCATTCGCGGCGCGACCGGCCTGATGAGCGGCACCGGCAATCCGGGCGGCTCGGTCAATTTCATCCGCAAGCGGCCGACGCGTGATTTCCAGGGCAGCGTGAAGGCGGCCGCCGGCACCGAGGATACCTATCGGGGCGAGATCGATCTGTCGACGCCGTTCAACGAGTCGGGCTCGGTGCGAGGCCGGCTGGTTGGCGCCAAGGAGCGCCGCGGCGACACGATGGACCTGTACAAGAAAAAGCGCGACGTGCTCTACGGCATCGTCGAGGCCGACGTGGCGGCGGCGACCACGGTCAGCCTGGGCGGGTCGGTGCAACGCACCCGGCCCAGCGGCATCAGCTGGGGCGGACTGCCGGCGCTGGACGCCGAGGGCAAGCCGATCGATTGGCCCAAGGGCCAGGCCATGGGCGCCAAATGGTCGCGCTGGGACACCGATTCGCACGAGTATTTCGCCCAGGTCGAGCACGGTTTCGCCAACGGCTGGAACGCGCGCCTGTCATACACGCGGCTGGAGAACACCTTCAACGCGCCGCTGCTGTTCACCTCCGACGTGCCGCTGACCATCGATGGCTTTTCCGAACCGCCGCTGCTGCGCAAGTTCAAGGGCGGCAGCGACCAGGACGTGTACGGCGGATCGCTCGACGGCGGCTTCGATGCCTTCGGCCGGCGTCACCAGTTCAACCTCGGTTTCTCGCATTCGGTCATCAAGGCCTGGAACCAGAGCTGGGACACCAGCGACCAGGCGGGCTATCCGATCCCGGACATCAAGAACTGGACCGGCGACTGGCCCACGCCCACCTGGGACATCCTGTCGCTGTCGCAAACCCATCGCGACAAGCAGACCGGCATCTACGGCACCTTGCGCCTGGGACTGACCGACAGCTTGCACCTGCTGACCGGCGCGCGCTGGACCCGCTGGGAGTCCACCGAGACCAGCGGCGGCGTCACAGGCTATTCGCACACTTATTCGGAAGTCACGCCCTACGTGGGCCTGACCTATGACCTGGACGATACCTATACCGCCTACGCCAGCTATACCAACATCTTCCAGCCGCAGATGGTGAAGACGCGCGACTGGAGCATGGCGGGGCCGGCCTACGGCCACAACTACGAGGCGGGACTGAAAGCGTCGTACCTGGACGGACGCCTGAACGCGTCGGTGGCGGTGTTCCAGACCGACCAGAAGGATGTCGCGGAGTATGGCGGCTATGACTACGCGCACGACGACGGCTGGTACTACATCCTGGATGGCACCCGCACCCGCGGTTTCGAGGTCGAGTTGGCGGGCGAGGTGACGCCGGGCTGGAATGTGTTCCTGGGGTACACCTACCGCCAGTCCAAGGACAACGAGGGCAAGAAAGTGCAGACCACCCAGCCGGAGCAACTGCTCAAGCTGAGCACCGCCTACCGCCTGCCGGGCGCCTGGAACAAGCTGACGGTGGGGGGCGGCGTGCGCTGGCAGAGCCAGACCAGCGCGCAGACCTATTACGGCCTGCAGTCCGGCGCGATCGTGCAGAAGCCATACGCGTTGTTCGACCTGATGGCGCAGTACAACTTCAGCGACAAGACCCAGCTGCAGCTCAATGTGCGCAACCTGGCCGACAAGAAGTACTACCGCTCGATGGGCTTCTACAACTCGGTCTTTTACGGCGAAGGCCGCAGCGCGCTGGTCACGCTGACCCAGCGCTTCTAG
- a CDS encoding ABC transporter substrate-binding protein yields the protein MLIGKKHFLTVGAMALAMAIAAPVAAQQKSVAITAIVEHPALDAVRDGVQDALKQAGYEPGKNLKWQYQSAQGNTGTAAQIARKFVGDKPDAIVAIATPSAQAVVAATKDVPVVYSAVTDPVAAQLVPSMDASGTNVTGVSDLLALDKQVELIKKIVPNAKRVGMVYNPGEANSVVVVKKLQELLPKSGMSLVEAAAPRSVDVASAARSLIGKVDVIYTNTDNNVVSAYESLVKVGNDAKIPLIASDTDSVKRGGIAALGINYRDLGVQTGKVVVRILKGEKPGAIPSETISKLELYVNPGAAAKQGVTLSDAIIKSAAVVVK from the coding sequence ATGCTGATCGGAAAAAAACATTTTCTGACGGTTGGCGCGATGGCGCTGGCGATGGCGATCGCCGCGCCGGTGGCGGCGCAGCAGAAGTCGGTGGCGATCACCGCCATCGTCGAGCATCCGGCGCTGGACGCCGTGCGTGACGGGGTGCAGGACGCCCTCAAGCAAGCCGGTTACGAGCCGGGCAAGAACCTGAAGTGGCAATACCAGAGCGCGCAGGGCAACACCGGCACCGCCGCCCAGATCGCGCGCAAGTTCGTCGGCGACAAGCCTGACGCCATCGTCGCCATCGCCACCCCGTCGGCCCAGGCCGTCGTGGCCGCCACCAAGGACGTGCCGGTGGTCTATTCCGCCGTGACCGACCCGGTCGCCGCCCAGCTGGTGCCCAGCATGGACGCCTCGGGCACCAACGTCACCGGCGTGTCGGACCTGCTGGCGCTGGACAAGCAGGTCGAGTTGATCAAGAAGATCGTGCCCAACGCCAAGCGCGTCGGCATGGTCTACAACCCGGGCGAGGCCAACTCGGTCGTGGTGGTCAAGAAGCTGCAGGAACTGCTGCCCAAGTCGGGCATGAGCTTGGTCGAAGCCGCCGCCCCGCGTTCGGTCGACGTGGCTTCCGCCGCCCGCAGCCTGATCGGCAAGGTCGACGTCATCTACACCAACACCGACAACAACGTGGTGTCGGCCTACGAGTCGCTGGTGAAGGTCGGCAACGACGCCAAGATCCCGCTGATCGCCTCGGACACCGACAGCGTCAAGCGCGGCGGCATCGCCGCCCTGGGCATCAACTACCGTGACCTGGGCGTGCAGACCGGCAAGGTCGTGGTGCGCATCCTCAAGGGCGAGAAGCCCGGCGCCATCCCGTCCGAAACCATCTCCAAGCTCGAGCTCTACGTGAACCCGGGCGCCGCCGCCAAGCAAGGCGTGACGCTGTCCGACGCGATCATCAAGTCGGCCGCGGTGGTGGTAAAGTAA
- a CDS encoding NAD(P)/FAD-dependent oxidoreductase has translation MGKQVIVLGAGIVGVCCALELQRRGMQVTLVDRQDPGRETSSGNAGVLARSSLMPFNHPGLWRQLPRLLGNDTVQFRYRASYLARNLGWAAGFLARARPSVFRETTAALDSLIRRSATEHLRLLDQAGARQRLRDSGWIFLFRSEQAWQGGALAREAYARHQVPTQALDGADLARLEPALAPIFPRALWIQGSYSVDDPGAVTAAYADLFQRSGGIFRTLRAAAIRRDGGRGWVVQGDAGAQTLAAPELVVALGPWSKALLKTTGIDLPLAFERGYHMHYGAADGPALVRPVYDTGGGYVLSPMARGLRLTTGVELDDCDAPARPVQLDLAEARAREAIGLGPRLDPQAWLGRRPTLPDSRPMIGQAPRHPGLWLALGHQHIGFSTAPGTAQILGELMTDGAAASRHGAFRPERFL, from the coding sequence ATGGGAAAGCAAGTCATAGTGCTCGGCGCCGGCATCGTCGGCGTCTGCTGCGCGCTGGAACTGCAGCGCCGCGGCATGCAGGTCACCCTGGTCGACCGCCAGGATCCCGGCCGGGAAACGTCATCCGGCAACGCCGGCGTCCTGGCCCGCAGCTCCCTCATGCCCTTCAACCACCCCGGCCTGTGGCGCCAGTTGCCCCGGCTGCTGGGCAATGACACCGTCCAGTTCCGCTACCGCGCCTCGTACCTGGCCCGCAACCTGGGCTGGGCGGCGGGCTTCCTGGCGCGCGCCCGGCCATCGGTGTTCCGCGAAACCACGGCGGCGCTCGACAGCCTGATCCGGCGGTCGGCGACCGAACACCTGCGCCTGCTGGACCAGGCCGGCGCCCGTCAGCGCCTGCGCGACAGCGGCTGGATCTTCCTGTTCCGCAGCGAACAGGCGTGGCAGGGCGGCGCCCTGGCGCGCGAGGCCTACGCCCGCCACCAGGTGCCGACCCAGGCGCTGGATGGCGCCGACCTGGCGCGGCTGGAGCCCGCCCTGGCGCCGATCTTCCCGCGCGCGCTGTGGATCCAGGGCTCGTATTCGGTGGACGATCCCGGCGCCGTGACCGCGGCCTACGCCGACCTGTTCCAGCGCTCGGGCGGCATCTTCCGCACGCTGCGGGCCGCCGCCATCCGCCGCGACGGCGGGCGCGGCTGGGTCGTGCAGGGCGACGCCGGCGCGCAAACCCTGGCCGCCCCCGAGCTGGTGGTGGCGCTGGGCCCGTGGTCCAAGGCCCTGCTCAAGACCACCGGCATCGACCTGCCGCTGGCGTTCGAGCGCGGCTATCACATGCATTACGGCGCCGCCGACGGCCCGGCGCTGGTCCGTCCCGTCTACGACACCGGCGGCGGCTACGTGCTGTCGCCCATGGCGCGCGGCCTGCGGCTGACCACCGGGGTCGAGCTGGACGACTGCGACGCGCCCGCCCGCCCCGTCCAGCTGGATCTGGCCGAGGCCCGGGCGCGCGAGGCCATCGGCCTGGGCCCGCGGCTGGATCCGCAGGCCTGGCTCGGCCGTCGTCCCACGCTGCCGGACAGCCGCCCGATGATCGGCCAGGCGCCGCGCCATCCGGGCCTGTGGCTGGCGCTGGGCCACCAGCACATCGGTTTCAGCACGGCGCCAGGCACCGCGCAGATACTGGGGGAATTGATGACCGACGGCGCCGCCGCGAGCCGCCACGGTGCATTCCGCCCGGAACGCTTCCTCTGA
- a CDS encoding FecR domain-containing protein — translation MVNGRADKLPEAVIREASLWFVRLGAEEAGAADTAAWRRWLQASPAHQAAWDRVECLGRQFGQVDPQAGIAALDQPRSRGRRQALKALSLALGAGGLTAAGLQWQTWTAALSTRVGERRSVTLDDGSILTLNTDSAADVRFDAGQRLVILRRGELHVASHPDARQPPRPLRVVTPMGQVTALGTRYTVRLLDGQAWTAVSEGAVRIEPANGAADAARTIEAGFSAYFDRVLVQPARPAPHAAAWVQGALYADNMRLDDFIAELGRHRSGRIACDPAVAALRISGSFPLGDSDRILAAVERALPVRVERYTRYWVTLRARP, via the coding sequence ATGGTGAACGGCCGGGCCGACAAGCTGCCCGAGGCCGTGATCCGCGAAGCCAGCCTGTGGTTCGTACGGCTCGGGGCGGAAGAGGCGGGCGCCGCCGATACCGCGGCGTGGCGCCGCTGGCTGCAGGCCAGTCCGGCGCACCAGGCCGCCTGGGATCGGGTGGAATGCCTGGGCCGCCAGTTCGGCCAGGTCGACCCGCAGGCCGGGATCGCCGCGCTTGACCAGCCTCGCTCGCGGGGCCGGCGTCAGGCCTTGAAGGCGCTGTCGCTGGCGTTGGGCGCGGGCGGCTTGACCGCCGCGGGCCTGCAATGGCAGACCTGGACAGCGGCGCTGAGCACGCGCGTCGGTGAGCGCCGCAGCGTCACGCTGGACGACGGCAGCATCCTTACATTGAATACCGACAGCGCAGCCGACGTGCGCTTCGATGCCGGCCAGCGCCTGGTCATCCTGCGGCGCGGAGAATTGCACGTGGCGTCGCATCCCGACGCGCGCCAGCCGCCGCGGCCGCTGCGGGTGGTCACGCCCATGGGCCAGGTCACGGCGCTGGGCACGCGCTACACGGTGCGGCTGCTGGACGGGCAGGCCTGGACCGCCGTAAGCGAAGGCGCGGTACGGATCGAGCCCGCGAATGGCGCCGCCGACGCGGCGCGCACCATCGAGGCCGGCTTCTCGGCGTACTTCGACCGCGTCCTGGTGCAGCCGGCGCGGCCGGCGCCGCATGCCGCCGCCTGGGTCCAGGGCGCGCTCTATGCCGACAACATGCGGCTGGACGACTTCATCGCCGAGCTGGGACGGCACCGGTCCGGCCGCATCGCCTGCGATCCCGCGGTGGCCGCGTTGCGCATTTCCGGCTCTTTCCCGCTGGGCGACAGCGACCGCATCCTGGCCGCGGTCGAGCGCGCGCTGCCAGTGCGGGTCGAGCGCTACACGCGTTATTGGGTGACGCTGCGGGCCAGGCCTTGA
- a CDS encoding aspartate/glutamate racemase family protein: MPPARMDPTTTAPAGFLGLLMLDTRFPRPPGDVGNPQTYARAGIPARFVTVRGASPRKIVQEADPAFLQPFIDAAVGLARDGAALISTSCGFLARYQDALQAAVPVPVVTSSLLQCRGLARVGIVTFDAASLERAVLDAAGVPANAVVEGLAPGCEMQARILENAIDMDLREVERNVVAAAERLARRAPGLSDIVLECTNMPPYREAVARATGLPVHDIETLLLRTWRALAA; the protein is encoded by the coding sequence ATGCCGCCAGCCCGCATGGATCCGACCACCACCGCCCCCGCCGGCTTCCTCGGCCTGCTGATGCTGGACACGCGCTTTCCGCGCCCGCCCGGCGACGTCGGCAATCCCCAGACCTACGCCCGCGCCGGCATCCCCGCGCGCTTCGTCACGGTGCGGGGCGCCTCGCCGCGCAAGATCGTGCAGGAGGCCGACCCGGCCTTCCTGCAACCGTTCATCGATGCCGCCGTCGGCCTGGCGCGCGACGGCGCGGCGTTGATCTCCACCAGTTGCGGTTTCCTGGCGCGCTACCAGGATGCCCTGCAGGCCGCCGTGCCGGTGCCGGTGGTGACGTCGAGCCTGCTGCAATGCCGCGGGCTGGCGCGGGTGGGCATCGTCACCTTCGACGCGGCCTCGCTCGAGCGCGCCGTGCTGGACGCGGCCGGCGTGCCGGCCAACGCCGTGGTCGAAGGCCTGGCGCCCGGCTGCGAAATGCAGGCGCGCATCCTGGAGAACGCCATCGACATGGACCTGCGGGAGGTCGAGCGCAACGTGGTCGCCGCGGCCGAACGACTGGCGCGGCGCGCCCCGGGCCTGAGCGACATCGTGCTCGAATGCACCAACATGCCGCCCTACCGCGAGGCCGTGGCGCGCGCCACCGGCCTGCCGGTGCACGACATCGAGACGCTGCTGCTGCGCACCTGGCGCGCGCTGGCGGCCTGA
- a CDS encoding sigma-70 family RNA polymerase sigma factor has protein sequence MAINHSGAHAPVEGLYQQHQSWLRDWLRRKTGCPFDAADLTQDTFLKVLLRAGEARSYREPRAYLVTIAHGLMVNLFRRRDIERAYLDTLAAHEEGLAPSPERRALALEALVEIDRLLDGLPPKVRKAFLLSQLEGLRHGEIAECLQVSVSSVRQYLARAMQHCLSAW, from the coding sequence ATGGCCATCAATCACAGCGGCGCTCACGCGCCTGTCGAAGGGCTTTACCAGCAACACCAGTCCTGGCTGCGCGATTGGTTGCGGCGCAAGACCGGCTGCCCGTTCGACGCGGCCGACCTGACGCAGGACACCTTCCTCAAGGTGCTGCTGCGCGCCGGGGAGGCGCGCAGCTACCGCGAGCCGCGCGCCTACCTGGTGACCATCGCCCATGGCCTGATGGTCAACCTGTTCCGGCGCCGCGACATCGAGCGCGCCTATCTCGACACGTTGGCGGCCCACGAAGAGGGGCTGGCCCCGTCGCCCGAACGCCGCGCGTTGGCGCTGGAGGCGCTGGTCGAGATCGACCGGTTGCTCGACGGCCTGCCGCCCAAGGTGCGCAAGGCGTTCCTGTTGTCGCAACTGGAAGGGCTGCGCCACGGCGAGATCGCCGAATGCCTGCAGGTCTCGGTCAGTTCCGTGCGCCAGTATCTGGCACGCGCCATGCAGCATTGCCTGTCGGCATGGTGA